Proteins from a genomic interval of Colletotrichum higginsianum IMI 349063 chromosome 6, whole genome shotgun sequence:
- a CDS encoding Arylesterase: MDDFFRPPIVLIHGLWMTPLSWERWVPFFQKRGFEVHAPGWPGVDGRTEEEIRSDPKPLAPHRIQDIVDHYEAYIRKLPEAPIIIGHSFGGLFAQILLSRGVGALGVAVCPAQPAGIVYISPSTVRAAMPVFAHPLHSDATVPISESHFRYCFGNLLSAAESKAQWARYCIPADSRVLWQLATSVTAGQAAPNYVRFDKPDRAPLLLIAASKDHIVTARTVKEEYKAYKGRAVVQFKEFEGHSHGLLFQDGWEDVASYVLEFIESHIS; the protein is encoded by the coding sequence ATGGACGACTTCTTCAGACCGCCCATCGTGCTCATCCACGGGCTGTGGATGACCCCTCTGTCATGGGAGCGCTGGGTACCCTTCTTCCAAAAGAGAGGGTTCGAGGTGCACGCGCCCGGTTGGCCCGGGGTCGACGGCCggaccgaggaggagatccgCTCCGATCCGAAGCCCCTCGCCCCCCACCGCATCCAAGACATCGTGGACCACTACGAGGCCTACATCCGCAAGCTGCCGGAAGCCCCCATCATCATAGGCCACTCGTTCGGCGGCCTCTTCGCCCAGATCCTCCTGTcccgcggcgtcggcgccctcggcgtcgccgtctgccCCGCGCAGCCGGCGGGCATCGTCTACATCTCGCCCAGCACCGTCCGGGCCGCCATGCCCGTCTTCGCCCACCCGCTGCACTCCGACGCCACCGTCCCCATCTCCGAGAGCCACTTCCGCTATTGCTTCGGCAACCTCCTGTCGGCCGCCGAGAGCAAGGCCCAGTGGGCGAGGTACTGCATCCCCGCCGACTCCCGCGTGCTCTGGCAGCTGGCCACCAGCGTCACGGCCGGGCAGGCGGCGCCCAACTACGTGCGGTTCGACAAGCCCGACCGGGCCCCACTGCTGCTCATCGCGGCCTCCAAGGACCACATCGTCACCGCCAGGACCGTCAAGGAGGAGTACAAGGCGTACAAGGGACGGGCCGTCGTGCAGTTCAAGGAGTTTGAGGGCCACAGCCACGGACTCTTGTTCCAGGACGGCTGGGAAGACGTCGCAAGTTATGTTCTCGAATTTATAGAAAGCCATATCTCTTGA
- a CDS encoding Sugar transporter, translated as MARLRSVTQHFNKRLLASVFLIAVSQFNYGFDNQALASTQAMDAFERQFGDYDAAAGQWKIPTYFLSLLNSLNYIGFAAGLVVGSLTSARFGRRTTMFVMSVYALISATIVVTSTTKEQILMGRILNYVYVGFELSVVPVYQSEIVPAPVRGMVVGTYQLAIGLGGLVINSICRATSSFQDSRAYRIPFGLFYVIPTIVICLIWFIPESPRWLLLRDRVEEARKAHYLLREGTMPDADIDHEFAKIQQSLLEEPEQGRTKELFQGVNLQRTAIAAGMSFFQQATGQAFASQYGTVWVKSLGTLNPFDVTLGSSALSSGMIILCLFLADRVGRRKILLLGSAVQAVALYTMAGLGVPNPVPRANKSGMVGMLLLFGAGFGLGWGPMTYVVVTEVPALRLRDRSQRVSSLVNIFMNFLVNFTLPYLLNAPYAALQSKVGFIFGSIAVCSALFVFFCVPECKGRSLEEVDRMFHEGVPVRHFGDHPTEETRVNVDKVTDEEDGTEQHLAKEVK; from the exons ATGGCCCGCCTCCGTTCGGTGACGCAGCACTTCAACAAGCGGCTGCTCGCctccgtcttcctcatcgccgtctcgcAGTTCAACTATGGCTTCGACAACCAGGCCCTGGCGTCGACGCAGGCCATGGACGCCTTTGAGCGGCAGTTCGGCGACtacgacgcggcggcggggcagTGGAAGATCCCGACGTACTTCCTCTCGCTGCTGAACAGCCTCAACTACATCGGCTTTGCCGCCG gtctcgtcgtcggcagctTGACCAGCGCGCGCTTCGGCCGCCGCACGACAATGTTCGTCATGAGCGTCTACGCCCTGATCAGCGCGACAATCGTCgtgacgtcgacgaccaaGGAACAGATCCTGATGGGCCGGATCCTCAACT ACGTGTATGTCGGCTTCGAGCTGTCCGTGGTCCCCGTGTACCAGTCCGAGATCGTCCCGGCCCCTGTCCGCGGAATGGTTGTTGGAACCTACCAACTCGCCATCGGC CTCGGCGGTCTCGTCATCAACTCCATTTGCCGCGCAACCTCGAGCTTCCAGGACAGCCGGGCCTACAGAATCCCCTTTGGCCTCTTCTACGTCATCCCCACAATCGTGATTTGTCTTATTTGGTTCATCCCCGAG TCCCCCCGCtggctcctcctccgagaCCGCGTCGAAGAGGCCCGAAAGGCGCACTACCTCCTCCGCGAGGGCACGATGCCCGACGCAGACATCGACCACGAGTTCGCCAAGATCCAGCAGTCCCTGCTCGAGGAGCCCGAGCAGGGGCGCACCAAGGAGCTCTTCCAGGGCGTGAACCTCCAGCGCACCGCCATCGCGGCCGGCATGTCCTTCTTCCAGCAGGCCACGGGCCAGGCCTTCGCGAGCCAGTACGGCACCGTGTGGGTCAAGTCCCTCGGCACGCTGAACCCCTTCGACGTGACGCTTGGGTCGTCGGCCCTGTCGAGCGGGATGATAATTCTGTGTTTGTTTCTGGCGGACCGGGTCGGGCGACG GAAGATTCTCTTGTTGGGATCTGCAGTCCAAGCAGTCGCCCTCTACACGATGGCCGGGCTCGGCGTGCCGAATCCGGTCCCCCGTGCGAACAAGTCCGGCATGGTCGGCATGCTCCTCCTGTTCGGAGCAGGATTTGGCTTGGGGTGGGGGCCCATGACATACGTGGTGGTTACTGAGG TGCCGGCCCTCCGGCTGCGCGACCGTTCCCAGCGGGTCTCGTCCCTCGTCAACATCTTCATGAACTTCCTCGTCAACTTCACCCTGCCTTACCTCCTCAACGCGCCGTACGCGGCACTCCAGAGCAAGGTCGGCTTCATTTTCGGGAGCATCGCCGTGTGCTCGGCCCtgttcgtcttcttctgcgtGCCGGAGTGCAAGGGGAGGAGcctggaggaggtcgaccGCATGTTCCACGAGGGCGTGCCTGTGAGGCACTTTGGGGACCATCCCACAGAGGAGACTCGGGTCAACGTCGATAAAGTGacggatgaggaggacggcaCCGAGCAGCATCTGGCAAAGGAAGTCAAGTGA
- a CDS encoding Zinc finger transcription factor 1 produces MSSPGPVTEARPTKPRCLTCTRETDVEQVKCTGGPEPCENCRRLSLGCTFTYSEASMTPDMGDPHALVPPSETLTEAGTRRRRIAAACIECRNQKAKCSGHRPQCYHCNRRSLACVYPSSSQSKRKNRQAGQQQYQQQPQQSTSPESISSTVVSQSAPCEAGSRLQRTRSSLNTALDHSLLSTDVVRQHLEAYFDHVYPIGHDFFHRPSMMEEFYAGRLPPILCTSVCATAAMFVSRSRESRVLSVQWAKEVEAYIFANLNVFKVLNIQLMILSMFQNFAYRQFGKMWLMIGMAARLAVSFQLNDERQRQPPPDNDTATLIKRECERRLVWHVWSMDKMLSAGLDEFTALPNRWMRVSLPNSEHAFCHGLLKPTSKLDDGVEALASHEAGPNSYLIMLLPLRCEVLKSTKGIVLDSHSDSSPAAVAKAVAVMKNLQQRLINFLRNMPKHLQLSELNMFSHSTTSEFSSYLTLNSWYLQCCSDLYRVALPAPYRESAAPRFLANAPPDLVAEWRALAVSHALRQARLWEHVQNLRAKGALQSKQTRIPLRLGYGSMVHQCTKTLLTARRCGLYDGLTDPVTGDAVGLDDDAVQALCRSNVALLDEMARIAPVVAVLQQDVEKMVEADGDRRRQDDAEAQEHAPVSSEVQRSNLLSRYHPLSQSFDSNAETADEVALQHSDPPQPSSARASDTSPADVEMAELAGGKDAGGTTTAVPRESSHQPVQGPEEDIYPASLASAAGLNDIGSAFDGPLTWSGFAENQLASDYFVAPSQFDMSGELSWFLSGYMDPDPASV; encoded by the exons ATGTCGAGCCCCGGTCCGGTCACCGAAGCACGGCCGACAAAGCCCCGCTGCTTGACGT GCACGAGAGAGACTGACGTCGAGCAGGTCAAGTGCACCGGCGGCCCGGAGCCGTGTGAGAACTGCCGCCGGCTGAGCCTCGGCTGCACGTTCACCTACTCGGAGGCCTCCATGACGCCCGACATGGGCGATCCACACGCCCTCGTGCCGCCGTCGGAGACCCTCACAGAAGCCGGGACCAGGCGCCGGCGCATCGCGGCCGCGTGCATAGAGTGTCGGAACCAGAAGGCCAAGTGCTCCGGCCATCGCCCGCAGTGCTATCACTGCAACCGACGGAGCCTCGCCTGCGTGTatccgtcgtcgtcgcagTCGAAACGTAAGAACAGACAGGCCGGTCAACAACAATATCAACAACAGCCGCAACAGTCGACCTCCCCGGAGTCGATCAGCAGCACCGTCGTCAGCCAGAGCGCCCCCTGCGAAGCCGGATCGAGACTCCAGCGCACCCGGTCGTCGCTGAACACGGCGCTGGACCACTCGCTGCTCAGcaccgacgtcgtccgccAGCACCTCGAGGCGTACTTCGACCACGTCTACCCGATCGGCCACGACTTCTTCCACCggccgtcgatgatggaggagTTCTACGCCGGCAGGCTGCCGCCCATCCTGTGCACGTCCGTCtgcgccacggccgccatGTTCGTGTCCCGGTCCCGCGAGTCGCGCGTGCTGTCGGTCCAGTGGgccaaggaggtcgaggcctACATCTTTGCGAACCTGAACGTCTTCAAGGTGCTCAACATCCAGCTCATGATCCTGTCCATGTTCCAGAACTTCGCCTACAGGCAGTTCGGCAAGATGTGGCTGATGATCGGCATGGCCGCGCGGCTGGCCGTGTCGTTCCAGCTGAACGACGAGAGACAGCGACAGCCCCCTCCTGACAACGACACGGCCACGCTCATCAAGCGTGAGTGCGAGCGGCGGCTGGTTTGGCATGTGTGGAGCATGGACAAGATGCTTTCGGCAGGCCTCGACGAGTTCACCGCGCTGCCGAACCGTTGGATGAGAGTCTCGCTGCCCAACTCGGAGCACGCCTTCTGTCACGGTCTGCTGAAGCCGACAAGCAagctcgacgatggcgtGGAAGCGTTGGCGTCTCATGAGGCCGGGCCCAACTCATACCTCATCATGCTTCTGCCGCTGCGGTGTGAGGTACTCAA ATCTACGAAAGGGATCGTCCTGGACAGCCACTCGGACTCGTCCCCAGCTGCGgtggccaaggccgtcgccgtcatgaAGAACTTGCAGCAGCGGCTCATCAACTTCCTCAGAAACATGCCCAAGCACCTCCAGCTCAGCGAGCTCAACATGTTCTCCCACTCCACCACGTCCGAGTTCTCGTCCTACCTCACCCTCAACTCGTGGTACCTCCAGTGCTGCAGCGACCTGTACCGCGTCGCCCTGCCGGCCCCCTACCGCGAGAGCGCCGCCCCGCGCTTCCTCGCCAACGCGCCGCCGGACCTCGTGGCCGAGTGGCGCGCCCTGGCCGTGTCCCACGCGCTGCGGCAGGCCCGGCTGTGGGAGCACGTGCAGAACCTCCGGGCCAAGGGCGCGCTCCAGTCGAAGCAGACGCGCATCCCGCTCCGGCTCGGGTACGGCAGCATGGTGCACCAGTGCACCAAGACGCTCCTCACGGCGCGCCGGTGCGGGCTCTACGACGGCCTGACGGACCCCGTCACCGGCGACGCGgtcgggctcgacgacgacgccgtgcAGGCGCTCTGCCGGAGCAACGTCGCCCTGCTGGACGAGATGGCCAGGATCGCGCCCGTCGTCGCGGTGCTGCAGCAGgacgtcgagaagatggtggAGGCGGACGGGGACCGGAGGCGgcaggacgacgccgaggcccaggagcATGCTCCCGTGAGCAGCGAGGTGCAGCGGAGCAACCTCCTCAGCAGATACCACCCGCTCTCGCAGAGCTTCGACAGCAacgccgagacggccgacgaggtcgcgCTCCAGCACTCGGACCCGCCGCAGCCGTCGTCTGCCCGGGCATCGGATACGAGCCCGGCAGACGTGGAGatggccgagctcgccggcggcaaaGACGCGGGGGGgacaacgacggcggtgccgcgGGAGTCGTCTCACCAGCCGGTCCAGGGCCCCGAGGAGGATATATACCCGGCTTCCCTGGCGAGCGCCGCCGGTCTGAACGACATCGGGTCGGCTTTCGACGGGCCGCTGACGTGGTCCGGGTTTGCAGAGAACCAGCTGGCCTCCGATTACTTCGTGGCGCCGTCGCAGTTCGACATGAGCGGTGAGCTGAGCTGGTTCTTGTCGGGCTACATGGATCCAGACCCGGCCAGCGTTTAG